From the genome of Catenulispora sp. MAP5-51, one region includes:
- a CDS encoding MarR family winged helix-turn-helix transcriptional regulator has translation MTDAGEPTEDPTEKLQPLDGVEEPAWRDLARFFVQAPRLLDEDLQRGANMSLSAYSALTHLSEAPDQLLRISELANRAYLSGSRTTRLVDELAADGLVVKRRSANDARGIEVILTAKGLETLRRAYPVHLRSVRSRVLDHMPRSTLPAVAEAMRAFVKSLG, from the coding sequence ATGACCGATGCGGGCGAACCGACCGAAGACCCCACCGAGAAGCTCCAGCCCCTGGATGGTGTCGAGGAGCCGGCCTGGCGGGACCTCGCACGCTTCTTCGTCCAGGCCCCCCGGCTCCTCGACGAGGACCTGCAACGCGGCGCGAACATGTCGCTCAGCGCCTACAGCGCCCTGACCCACCTGTCCGAAGCGCCGGATCAGCTGCTGCGTATCAGCGAACTCGCCAACCGCGCCTACCTGTCCGGCAGCCGCACGACCCGCCTGGTGGACGAACTCGCCGCCGACGGCCTGGTGGTCAAGCGGCGCTCGGCGAACGATGCCCGCGGCATCGAGGTCATCCTCACGGCCAAGGGCCTGGAGACCCTCCGGCGCGCCTACCCCGTGCACCTGCGCAGCGTGCGCTCACGAGTCCTGGACCACATGCCGCGCTCGACGCTGCCCGCCGTCGCCGAGGCCATGCGCGCGTTTGTGAAATCGCTGGGATGA